A window of Peromyscus eremicus chromosome 23, PerEre_H2_v1, whole genome shotgun sequence genomic DNA:
TCACATGATGATCTTAAAAGAtgtagaaaaagcctttgataaaatccaacatgcTTTTTTTGATAAAAGTCCTATGGTACCTCAATAGAATGGAGGTTTCTATGACAAACCCACAGGCAGCGTCAGGTTCAGTGGAGAAGAACTTGAATCAATCCCaatcaaatttgaaaataatCAGTGCTGTCCACTATGCCCAGTCCTTTTCATTACTGTATTTGATGCATTAGCTGGAACCATGAAGCcttaaaaggaaattaaacacataccaataggaaaagaaaaaaaaatcaaagtatccCTACTTGTCAACGATATGATATTATACACAACATTTTCCAAATATCCTGCCAGAAAACTTACAGAGATGATCAACAGTCTCAGCAAAGTGGCAGGTCCCAGAATCAACTTACAAACTCAATAGCTATTCTATACACCACCaacaaacaggcagagaaagatcATGGAGACACTGCCATGCAGAATATTCTAAAGAAGACAGAATACCTGTGCAGAAGCTTCTAAGTGTTATGTTGGCTTATGCATCAAATCTTGTTTATTTCCCAAGCGACTGCATTCTTGTTCAGAAGGTCCTTCTCTGTAATTATAGTTTGAAATTCACTCCTTATGTTTTCATCTAGCAATCTCCAGAGTATTCAGATATTCTGCTGCTGATCTGTTTGTATTCAAAAGAGAAGGATTGAGTCATAtgcttgtatctttttatttactaTCAAAAAAGATttcatgcaaaaatattttttattggatGAGATGTATTAGTTCTTCACCTTTTGTTACTCTCCCCTAAAGTTATTTGgtattacttttaaacttttaaatattttagtgtttattattttatatatgttattattGTATTCATTTTTTGAAATGAATACATTTACAGTTGACTAGGGAGGCATTACAATATGTGCTAATGATATCCAGAGAGTGATTTGGGAATACCTTGAAAGCATATATTACAAATGGAAAATCAAGAAAGACACCTGTGAGATTTCAAAATTAATTCAGGAGAGGAGGTGCCATAGACTCCCAAATATAAGGATATTGCTCTTTGCTACTATTCAGAACTTGATATAAGAACCTATTGCTGATGGTATTGGcgtaaaaacagacaggtggatcaatggaatctaatcaaagacccagacataaatccacacacctatgaacacttgattatcgacgaagaagccaaaactatacaatggagaaaagaaagcatcttcaacaaacggtgctggcatGAATCCAACACTCAGTACAAAACCTTATCAAAGAAAAGGGGGCTAAGAGTAACAGCAGCTTCCACCCAGCTTCATTTTTGATACATTCAGGGTTTAGGAGCCTTCAGAGGCTGGGTTTAAATGCATGGAGAGATTTTTATGACAGAGCCactcaaagaaatataaatttccCTTGTGCAAAACAAACAGTGATTGAAGCTCAGACACACTGCCACCACAAgagactctttttgtttgtttttggtttttaacattcttttctaGTCACTTCTTGGGGCGAAGGATAGAACTCAAAAAGCCAGGGGAAACTTATCATACTTGGAAATAGAACTAGGaccttctggagtgtgtgtgtgtgggagagcgGGTCCTTAAAAAAACACAGACTCGTGgtggagcctcctgcctcagcctccagagcccgCGCCACCACAGGCCCTGCTTGCATTGCTTTTGTTTAGAGTTCGGgttccagggcttgctgtaggcTCAGGGCCACCTCTACCAACTTCTAAGTCCAGCACCAGGACTTTGGTTATTAATATCATTCATTCTAATAGCAGCACAAGCCACTCAGTAGCCTCCAGTCAGGGGACTCAGGCTCCACTTTACCCTGAAGCAACAGGACAAGGCTGGGGGAGGCGTGGCGTGGTGATAAAGCTGATGATGCATTTCCTTAGAGTTGGgggcttcctttcttctgtttcctggggGAGAGGTTTGCAATGAATGTTTCGGTGATCTTTCAAAAGAAactctggctgggcggtggtggcgcacgcctttaatcccagcactcgggaggcagggccaggcggatctctgtgagttcgaggccagcctgggctaccaagtgagttccaggaaaggcgcaaagctacgcagagaaaccatgtctcaaaaaaaccaaaaaaaaaaaaaaaaaaaagcaaacaatcaaaaagttaggagagaggctgagagatggctcagcagttcagagcactgcctgccctcctggaggacctggattccactcccagcacctacatgatgagtCATAACTACCTATAATTGAAAAGCACGATTAAACATGAACGCATACAGTTTGCTACTGTCTGTTACCCTAACACTAACCTCAACCTAAATATCCCCAAGGCCATCTAAGCATGGCCTTTTCTATACTGACATGTACCTAGGCACTTGTAAGTGGGTCCTCTGTGTGCCCTTGTGTGGGTATGAGGACATGGGCACAGTGCCTTTTTGTTCCTTCACCTCTGGTGACAGTGGTATGGGGTTTCTCAGGTATAGGGAATCTGTGATCATATACAAAAGATGACACACTAGGAAATCAATGCCAGAATGATCTACAAGGAGGAGGTTTTGAACAGTGGGAAGACCCTAAGAGAAAATTACTTTTTTCCTGGAATGCATGTGGTATAGAGGTAATGGTTGGGAaacctcttctgccttcttgaAGTTGAGGGTCTGGCTGGAGCCAGGCTTCCCAGGTCAGTGTGTGGCATGGGCATATGGACACCACTGTGTCCCATTGTACACAtggaaaggcaggagagaagatgGCAGCCCTGGTCAGCCCTAGAGAAAGCCTATGTGGAGGAAGTGCTGGCTGGAGGGCCCCAGGAAGTGACCTCACTTTCCTTAGTATTATTACAGATGAACTCAGGCTCCTGGTTACCAGGTAACCAGCCATCAACAGCAGCCTCAACTGACTCACTTCTCTGGAGGCACTAGAAGAGCAAGGATGTTCTCTTGCTTCAGGTGTTGTTTTTGCTCACGCCGCCAAAAACCAAAGCTTCCTGGCCGGTTCCGACGTGTGCTGCGAAGTATTTGTGCACACCTCTGTCCATTTTCCCGTAGGCAAAATGAGGTAACTCAGGCCAGCCTGCAGCCAGGAGACTTTTTGGTCCCCCTGATCCACTGCAGTTCCTGAATGGGTCTGTGTTCCTGTGAGAACACTGAGAAACGTCTTTTATGCTCGCTTTTCACTTCAGTGTGTGGTAATGGGTTGTTATTGTCTCTGAGATTTCACATTtaaaccctccttccttccttggtctTTCCTCAGGATGACAGGATTCAGGAAGACGGCCCCATATTTAATCCACGGAGCCCAACCTATATGAAAGACGTTATCAATCATATACCAAAAGCCGTTAAGGATGGGAATTACCTATTTATAGGTATAATATTGACTATCTACCATAGGTTTGTGACCACCTGGGAGATGCTGGACTTAATTATGGACACGTGAGTGGCTACACACAAGTCAGGCTCTCAAGCCTCCTGTTTGGTTTTAGAATGTCTCTACCCTTCTCTGGGACTGTATGCTCTCACAGAACAAGTATTATTGTATCATTGGTCCTGGGCCTGGACCTTCAAGATGACATGGCCAGAGATAGGGGTAGGGGAGACAACACTAGATTGTCATTCACTTTTCCCAAGAAGTGTCAAACACTATCCTTTCTTATCCTTTGAACAGAGCCTTTTTCCCATTTGTATAAAAGGTTCTAGACACTATCTGGGTTTGATGGGACTAACAGAAGCAGATAAGGGTCCCTGGGGCCACCCAAGAAAtcctgtaacaacaacaacaacaacaaaaaaaaaaaaaaccaagaaggagAAGCTTAGGTTACCCATTGTGTGACAATCCTTGAGAGCTGTGACCAGAggctctttcccagaccctaacCATGGAAGTCAGAACATTGCAAGGAGCCCTGAGGACCCTCATCCCCTTCCTGGCTTCTATTTCTCTACCTGATTCATGTAGCTCCTTCTAGATCCCTTGGTGGGTTGGGGACACATGGCCTTAGTGGTGACACCCTTATGAAATGCCACAGGTATGGACCTTTGCAGCCAGACTGTATGGAGGATCAGGAAAAAAGGAAGTGAGTTGGCTTGGGTGACGAGGGAGGTAAGAGTCCCTCTACACAGTGGGATGTCTGGGGTGGCTAGGGTTGAGGACTGAGCTGTTACCAGTCACCCTGCTCTTGGGATTCCCACTAGAGGGATGGTACCAGAGACTTCACGTGCAggtggagaaaaacagaaataaatctccATTGATCTCCTTGGTCCTGAGGAGCACAGGGATTGACGGAAGCTAAAGGGCCCTAGGGGAAACCATCCCCACTACAGCCCAGCCCAGTCTGCCCAGTCCCTCCTCCAAGGGACAGAAAGTGTCTCGAGCCCTGTCCATACAGCTCTACACTcctgaccaccatgcccagcagcacaTGGGCTGGGCAGCCTTTTCCTCATCTAAGGGACACTGCTGTGCTGGTGAAGTGAGGCCAGGCTTCTGACTCTACTTCCCTCCAACCTGGTCCTCCCTGCAGTGCCTTGTTATCCTTCCTGTCGATATGGATGTCAAAACAACCCCGGGACTTCAGGTCTCCAAACCTTGCCGTGGCCAAGAGGCTCGTGAAATATCTATGGCCCGATGAGCCTGCAAAAGACTTCACTCTCCAAGGGGAGGCGCTGGAGGAGCAGGACTGTAAAATGGGTGAGGAGGCCTGGGGTAGGTTCCTAGGAAGGCTGAGGTAATTTCGATGATGGGTTATACCAGGGAATTGTCCAGATATCCCGCCTGGAACCAGAGCTGGACACCTGTCGGGTGAGATGTCCTGTT
This region includes:
- the LOC131898494 gene encoding uncharacterized protein LOC131898494 — its product is MKDVINHIPKAVKDGNYLFIGIILTIYHRFVTTWEMLDLIMDTYGPLQPDCMEDQEKRNALLSFLSIWMSKQPRDFRSPNLAVAKRLVKYLWPDEPAKDFTLQGEALEEQDCKMGEEAWDDGLLRKVNTEAPMQDALGMVETLHVGPTSVAGPREFLKTQDDTDLALGEPTVPEAGPVPLQTSDQPLPTDAQPPLEVAADVPDAGRLFLVSVVQLGAPEPFFPLPDVDID